The following are from one region of the Staphylococcus argenteus genome:
- the purM gene encoding phosphoribosylformylglycinamidine cyclo-ligase yields MSKAYEQSGVNIHAGYEAVERMSSHVKRTMRKEVIGGLGGFGATFDLSELNMTAPVLVSGTDGVGTKLKLAIDHGKHDSIGIDAVAMCVNDILTTGAEPLYFLDYIATNKVVPEIIEQIVKGISDACVETNTALIGGETAEMGEMYHEGEYDVAGFAVGAVEKADYIDGSQVEEGQVIIGLASSGIHSNGYSLVRKLIQKSGIDLSTEFDNRPFIDVFLEPTRLYVRPVLALKKHISIKAMNHITGGGFFENIPRALPEGYAAQIDVTSFPTPKIFDWLQQQGEIETTEMYNIFNMGIGYTVIVDENDAAHAIDILKEEGIEAYQIGQIVKNEDTAIELLGV; encoded by the coding sequence ATGTCTAAAGCATATGAACAATCTGGTGTAAATATCCATGCTGGTTATGAAGCGGTAGAAAGAATGTCGAGTCATGTTAAACGTACGATGCGTAAAGAAGTTATTGGTGGTTTAGGAGGATTTGGTGCTACTTTTGATTTGTCAGAATTAAATATGACAGCACCAGTATTAGTTTCAGGTACCGACGGCGTTGGTACGAAATTGAAATTAGCAATAGATCATGGAAAACATGATTCAATCGGTATCGATGCAGTTGCGATGTGTGTTAATGATATTTTAACAACGGGTGCTGAACCGTTATACTTTTTAGATTACATTGCTACGAACAAAGTTGTACCAGAAATAATTGAACAAATAGTTAAAGGAATTAGTGATGCATGTGTAGAAACGAATACCGCGTTAATCGGTGGAGAAACTGCTGAAATGGGAGAAATGTATCATGAAGGCGAGTACGATGTAGCAGGATTTGCAGTTGGTGCAGTCGAAAAAGCTGACTATATCGATGGTTCACAAGTCGAAGAAGGACAAGTGATTATTGGTCTTGCTTCCAGTGGTATTCACTCAAATGGTTACAGTTTAGTACGCAAATTAATTCAAAAGTCAGGTATTGATTTATCTACTGAATTTGATAATAGACCATTTATCGATGTATTTTTGGAACCGACAAGATTATATGTTAGACCTGTACTTGCTTTGAAAAAGCACATCTCTATAAAAGCGATGAACCATATTACTGGTGGTGGTTTTTTTGAAAATATACCACGTGCGTTACCTGAAGGTTATGCTGCACAAATTGATGTAACATCATTCCCAACGCCAAAAATATTTGATTGGTTACAACAACAAGGTGAAATTGAAACAACAGAAATGTATAACATATTCAATATGGGTATCGGTTATACAGTCATTGTAGATGAAAACGACGCGGCACATGCTATAGATATTTTAAAAGAGGAAGGTATTGAAGCATATCAAATTGGTCAAATTGTAAAGAACGAAGATACAGCAATTGAGCTGTTGGGGGTATAA
- the purN gene encoding phosphoribosylglycinamide formyltransferase, translating to MVKIAIFASGSGSNFENIVEHVESGKLENIEITALYTDHHDAFCIDRAKRHQIPVYVNEPKQFSSKAHYEQHLVTLLNKDDVEWIILAGYMRLIGPDLLTSYEGKILNIHPSLLPKYKGIDAIGQAYQSGDSITGSTVHYVDSGMDTGEIIEQRQCDIRPGETKEQLEEKVKRLEYELYPSVIAKIVK from the coding sequence ATGGTTAAGATTGCAATTTTTGCATCAGGTTCAGGAAGTAACTTTGAAAATATCGTTGAACATGTTGAATCAGGCAAATTAGAAAACATCGAAATTACAGCTTTATATACGGATCATCATGATGCCTTTTGTATTGATAGAGCAAAGAGACATCAAATTCCTGTCTATGTAAATGAACCAAAACAATTCAGTTCAAAGGCGCATTACGAGCAACATTTAGTAACATTATTAAACAAAGATGATGTGGAGTGGATTATTTTAGCTGGTTATATGAGATTAATTGGTCCAGACTTATTAACTTCATATGAAGGGAAAATTTTAAATATACATCCATCACTATTGCCGAAATATAAGGGGATTGACGCAATAGGACAAGCTTATCAAAGTGGTGATTCAATCACAGGTTCAACAGTTCATTATGTTGATAGTGGCATGGATACGGGAGAAATTATTGAACAAAGACAATGTGATATTAGACCGGGTGAAACGAAAGAACAATTAGAAGAGAAAGTTAAGCGATTGGAATATGAATTATATCCAAGTGTTATAGCTAAAATTGTAAAATAA